A genomic region of Gemmata massiliana contains the following coding sequences:
- a CDS encoding sigma-70 family RNA polymerase sigma factor produces the protein MSARLRAWFRAAPVTIASAEVNADDGELVRRFAEARDEVAFAELVRRHGPMVLATCRRVLHPDVHTADDAFQATFLVLATRAATVSPPERVGAWLYGVAVHVAKKARAWARKLVSSAAVDFTRVPVPSDASDPDVTALRAKIDDVLAGLPTKYRSPIVLCDLEQRSRAEAAGLLGWSEGTLSGRLSRARKLLADRLSRRGVAVPAAGLGVLLPASAALATVPAQLAASTFRSAVLVAVGVTAGDGIPAPVAALVQGVPMHTTTFKLFAAGVTGVALALGAFGLHALIAADPPAPAQTTAAPLAAPAATKGWGTKYTFTYKSAVTAVVFGLDLVAAGDVDGVLILWDTMTGKESETLLEGAEAAKPINHLQISPDSAWLYLMTNDNANRHQVGVPKKDRIFPGTGGNENFKAYGVTADGEYWLQTSASDEHKNLRLLKNNFANNVLTSENEGTFRHKEKVDLAAAGEADVVATISDGVLRRWDKTQAKPVWEEKLEKFEATVLVVCPSSKAIAVGGKNGEVRVYAGLTGKVQATLKGHKDAVNAIAFSADGKQVVTGGADKTARVYDAETGKERAVLKGHTDAVTTVAFNPGGEMIVTGSSDKTVRVWEFKE, from the coding sequence CGAACTGGTTCGGCGCCACGGGCCGATGGTACTCGCCACGTGTCGGCGTGTTCTTCACCCCGACGTTCACACCGCGGACGACGCCTTCCAAGCGACGTTCCTCGTGCTCGCGACCCGGGCCGCAACGGTGTCTCCACCGGAGCGCGTCGGGGCGTGGCTGTACGGGGTCGCGGTTCACGTGGCGAAGAAGGCGCGAGCGTGGGCGCGGAAGCTCGTTTCGTCGGCCGCGGTCGATTTCACTCGCGTTCCGGTGCCCTCGGATGCGAGTGATCCGGACGTGACCGCGTTGCGGGCGAAGATCGACGACGTGCTCGCGGGGCTTCCCACCAAGTATCGCTCTCCGATCGTCTTGTGCGATCTCGAACAGCGGTCGCGTGCGGAGGCCGCGGGGCTACTCGGGTGGAGCGAAGGGACGCTCTCGGGCCGGCTCTCGCGTGCCCGGAAGCTGCTCGCCGATCGGCTCTCGCGTCGTGGCGTCGCGGTTCCGGCGGCGGGGTTGGGTGTGCTGTTACCGGCGTCGGCGGCTCTGGCAACTGTGCCAGCGCAACTGGCCGCGTCAACGTTCCGGTCCGCGGTACTCGTCGCGGTCGGGGTAACTGCCGGGGACGGGATTCCCGCGCCGGTGGCCGCCCTGGTTCAAGGGGTTCCCATGCACACCACCACGTTCAAACTGTTCGCGGCCGGGGTAACCGGCGTCGCGCTCGCGCTGGGCGCGTTTGGTCTTCACGCTCTTATTGCGGCCGATCCGCCTGCTCCCGCACAAACCACGGCCGCACCGCTTGCTGCACCCGCGGCGACAAAGGGATGGGGCACGAAATACACCTTCACCTACAAGAGCGCAGTCACGGCCGTTGTGTTCGGCTTGGATCTCGTCGCGGCCGGTGACGTAGACGGGGTGTTGATTCTCTGGGACACGATGACCGGTAAGGAATCGGAAACGTTGCTCGAAGGGGCTGAGGCGGCCAAGCCAATCAATCACCTTCAGATTTCCCCGGACAGTGCCTGGCTGTACCTGATGACCAATGACAACGCGAATCGACACCAGGTTGGCGTTCCCAAGAAGGACCGGATTTTTCCCGGGACCGGTGGGAACGAGAACTTCAAGGCTTATGGCGTGACCGCGGACGGCGAATACTGGCTCCAGACCAGCGCCAGCGACGAACACAAAAACCTGCGACTGCTCAAAAACAACTTCGCGAACAACGTGCTTACGAGCGAAAACGAGGGCACGTTCCGGCACAAGGAGAAAGTGGACCTGGCCGCAGCAGGCGAAGCGGACGTGGTCGCCACGATCTCCGATGGCGTGCTCCGGCGGTGGGATAAGACGCAAGCCAAACCCGTCTGGGAAGAGAAGTTGGAAAAGTTCGAGGCGACGGTGCTGGTCGTGTGCCCGTCCAGCAAGGCGATTGCGGTTGGTGGAAAGAACGGCGAGGTTCGCGTTTACGCGGGACTTACAGGTAAGGTGCAGGCCACGCTGAAGGGACACAAAGACGCGGTGAACGCGATCGCCTTTAGCGCTGATGGCAAACAGGTCGTTACCGGTGGCGCGGACAAGACCGCCCGTGTTTACGACGCCGAAACCGGTAAGGAACGGGCCGTGTTGAAGGGGCACACGGACGCGGTGACCACCGTGGCGTTTAACCCCGGTGGGGAGATGATCGTTACGGGGAGCAGTGACAAAACGGTTAGGGTGTGGGAGTTCAAAGAGTAA